One Agelaius phoeniceus isolate bAgePho1 chromosome 8, bAgePho1.hap1, whole genome shotgun sequence genomic region harbors:
- the SLC25A24 gene encoding mitochondrial adenyl nucleotide antiporter SLC25A24 isoform X2: MQYLKEHEKKMKLAFKSLDKNNDGKIEASEVVQSLKILGINISEKQAEKILQSIDADGTMTVDWNEWRDHFMFNPATDIEEIIRYWKHSTVLDIGDSLTVPDEFTEEEKKSGQWWKQLLAGGVAGAVSRTGTAPLDRLKVMMQVHGSKSNKMNIASGFKQMLKEGGVRSLWRGNGVNVVKIAPETAIKFWAYEQYKKILTRDDGKLGTVERFVSGSLAGATAQTSIYPMEVLKTRLAVGKTGQYSGMFDCAKKILKREGPKAFYKGYIPNILGIIPYAGIDLAVYELLKSTWLEHYASSSANPGVFVLLGCGTVSSTCGQLASYPLALIRTRMQAQASVEGAPQLSMVGLFQRIVATEGLRGLYRGIAPNFMKVLPAVSISYVVYEKMKQNLGIA, from the exons ATGCAGTACCTTAAAGAACATGAGAAAAAGATGAAACTGGCATTCAAGAGCCTGGACAAAAACAATGATG gaaaaattgaaGCCTCAGAAGTTGTCCAGTCCCTCAAGATACTGGGtataaacatttcagaaaaacaggcagaaaagaTCCTGCAAAG TATTGATGCTGATGGGACAATGACAGTAGACTGGAATGAGTGGAGGGATCATTTTATGTTTAATCCAGCTACAGACATTGAAGAAATAATTCGATATTGGAAACATTCCACT GTATTGGATATAGGAGATAGTTTGACTGTTCCAGATGAGTTcacagaggaagagaagaagagTGGGCAGTGGTGGAAGCAGCTGTTGGCAGGAGGAGTGGCTGGTGCCGTCTCTcgaacaggcacagcacccttAGACCGCCTCAAAGTCATGATGCAG gttcATGGTTCAAAGTCAAACAAAATGAATATAGCTAGCGGTTTTAAGCAAATGTTGAAAGAAGGTGGTGTCCGAtccctttggaggggaaatggTGTAAATGTTGTGAAAATAGCTCCTGAAACAGCTATTAAGTTCTGGGCTTATGAACAG TATAAGAAGATACTCACGAGGGATGATGGAAAGTTAGGCACTGTTGAAAGATTTGTATCTGGTTCTTTAGCTGGAGCAACAGCACAAACTTCTATTTATCCCATGGAG gtTTTAAAGACCAGATTGGCTGTGGGTAAAACAGGGCAATATTCTGGGATGTTTGACTGTGCTaagaagattttaaaaagagaaggtCCAAAGGCCTTCTACAAAGGCTATATTCCTAATATTCTGGGTATAATTCCTTATGCTGGCATTGACCTTGCTGTTTATGAG CTCTTGAAGAGTACATGGCTAGAGCACTATGCATCAAGCTCTGCAAACCCAggtgtgtttgtgctgctgggctgtggcactGTGTCCAGCACGTGTGGGCAGTTGGCCAGTTACCCTCTGGCTCTCATCAGAACACGCATGCAGGCTCAAG CCTCAGTGGAAGGAGCTCCACAGCTAAGCATGGTTGGTCTCTTTCAAAGAATTGTTGCTACAGAGGGACTCCGAGGACTTTATAGGGGCATAGCCCCTAATTTTATGAAAGTGCTTCCAGCTGTCAGCATCAGCTATGTTGTAtatgaaaaaatgaaacagaatttGGGAATAGcatga
- the SLC25A24 gene encoding mitochondrial adenyl nucleotide antiporter SLC25A24 isoform X1, whose amino-acid sequence MKIFKAGDTNQDGQLDFEEFMQYLKEHEKKMKLAFKSLDKNNDGKIEASEVVQSLKILGINISEKQAEKILQSIDADGTMTVDWNEWRDHFMFNPATDIEEIIRYWKHSTVLDIGDSLTVPDEFTEEEKKSGQWWKQLLAGGVAGAVSRTGTAPLDRLKVMMQVHGSKSNKMNIASGFKQMLKEGGVRSLWRGNGVNVVKIAPETAIKFWAYEQYKKILTRDDGKLGTVERFVSGSLAGATAQTSIYPMEVLKTRLAVGKTGQYSGMFDCAKKILKREGPKAFYKGYIPNILGIIPYAGIDLAVYELLKSTWLEHYASSSANPGVFVLLGCGTVSSTCGQLASYPLALIRTRMQAQASVEGAPQLSMVGLFQRIVATEGLRGLYRGIAPNFMKVLPAVSISYVVYEKMKQNLGIA is encoded by the exons AAAATTTTTAAAGCTGGGGATACTAACCAGGATGGACAGCTGGATTTTGAAGAATTTATGCAGTACCTTAAAGAACATGAGAAAAAGATGAAACTGGCATTCAAGAGCCTGGACAAAAACAATGATG gaaaaattgaaGCCTCAGAAGTTGTCCAGTCCCTCAAGATACTGGGtataaacatttcagaaaaacaggcagaaaagaTCCTGCAAAG TATTGATGCTGATGGGACAATGACAGTAGACTGGAATGAGTGGAGGGATCATTTTATGTTTAATCCAGCTACAGACATTGAAGAAATAATTCGATATTGGAAACATTCCACT GTATTGGATATAGGAGATAGTTTGACTGTTCCAGATGAGTTcacagaggaagagaagaagagTGGGCAGTGGTGGAAGCAGCTGTTGGCAGGAGGAGTGGCTGGTGCCGTCTCTcgaacaggcacagcacccttAGACCGCCTCAAAGTCATGATGCAG gttcATGGTTCAAAGTCAAACAAAATGAATATAGCTAGCGGTTTTAAGCAAATGTTGAAAGAAGGTGGTGTCCGAtccctttggaggggaaatggTGTAAATGTTGTGAAAATAGCTCCTGAAACAGCTATTAAGTTCTGGGCTTATGAACAG TATAAGAAGATACTCACGAGGGATGATGGAAAGTTAGGCACTGTTGAAAGATTTGTATCTGGTTCTTTAGCTGGAGCAACAGCACAAACTTCTATTTATCCCATGGAG gtTTTAAAGACCAGATTGGCTGTGGGTAAAACAGGGCAATATTCTGGGATGTTTGACTGTGCTaagaagattttaaaaagagaaggtCCAAAGGCCTTCTACAAAGGCTATATTCCTAATATTCTGGGTATAATTCCTTATGCTGGCATTGACCTTGCTGTTTATGAG CTCTTGAAGAGTACATGGCTAGAGCACTATGCATCAAGCTCTGCAAACCCAggtgtgtttgtgctgctgggctgtggcactGTGTCCAGCACGTGTGGGCAGTTGGCCAGTTACCCTCTGGCTCTCATCAGAACACGCATGCAGGCTCAAG CCTCAGTGGAAGGAGCTCCACAGCTAAGCATGGTTGGTCTCTTTCAAAGAATTGTTGCTACAGAGGGACTCCGAGGACTTTATAGGGGCATAGCCCCTAATTTTATGAAAGTGCTTCCAGCTGTCAGCATCAGCTATGTTGTAtatgaaaaaatgaaacagaatttGGGAATAGcatga